The following are encoded together in the Methanofastidiosum sp. genome:
- a CDS encoding ferredoxin produces MITMKVHIKQEECILCGNCSSTCPEVFIVDPGESSKVTKEYRGKNDSEGEVGEDLLDCVQSAIDSCPVSIITLE; encoded by the coding sequence GTGATTACGATGAAAGTCCATATCAAACAAGAAGAGTGTATTCTTTGTGGAAATTGTAGCTCTACATGCCCTGAAGTTTTTATTGTAGACCCTGGTGAAAGTTCTAAAGTTACTAAAGAATATAGGGGTAAAAATGATTCTGAAGGAGAAGTGGGGGAAGATCTATTAGATTGTGTCCAATCAGCTATAGATTCCTGTCCTGTGAGTATTATCACTTTGGAATAA